A genome region from Nocardia sp. NBC_01730 includes the following:
- a CDS encoding NAD-dependent epimerase/dehydratase family protein gives MTTVLVTGGSGFIGSWCVLALLQAGHDVRTTVRDLGREPMLRAQLHAATEFDDALLTVVRADLHSDDGWADAVADCDYVLHVASPTLRSAPAGLTCGTSPTCTCAP, from the coding sequence ATGACAACCGTTCTGGTCACCGGCGGATCCGGATTCATCGGGAGCTGGTGCGTGCTCGCACTGCTGCAAGCCGGTCACGACGTGCGCACCACGGTCCGCGACCTGGGACGTGAACCCATGCTGCGGGCACAGTTGCACGCCGCGACCGAATTCGATGACGCGCTTCTGACCGTCGTCCGTGCCGACCTGCACAGCGACGACGGATGGGCGGACGCGGTCGCCGACTGCGACTACGTTCTCCACGTCGCATCGCCGACGCTCCGTTCGGCACCGGCTGGGTTGACGTGCGGGACGTCGCCGACCTGCACCTGCGCGCCATGA
- a CDS encoding universal stress protein — protein sequence MTEQRYHDPHRLPSARVVVGVDGSQGSETALRWAADFAAKRERELQIVHGMDLVGMGGALGSYEVVVPSVVDSVRAHGKAVVARAERVARETEPGLRVSTLVTTDSAKQLLIDHSAEAYAVVVGATGSANTFAHLGSTLLALTAHAHGTLVVVRTDPEADHSIHSSGPVVVGIDGSPISETAIAAAFAEAAERCTDLVAVHVWSDWDSGQFAGPKDRRLLDAELEQTEQAILAERLAGWQEKYPDVRVIRKIYLAAPAARLQVWSKSAQLVVVGSRGRGGFVGMLLGSTANSLVQHASCPVMVVHPAQ from the coding sequence ATGACAGAGCAGCGCTACCACGATCCGCACCGACTGCCCTCGGCGAGGGTCGTTGTCGGTGTGGACGGTTCGCAGGGCTCGGAAACGGCCCTGCGGTGGGCGGCGGACTTCGCCGCCAAGCGGGAACGCGAGCTGCAGATCGTGCACGGGATGGACCTCGTCGGGATGGGCGGAGCACTAGGCAGTTACGAGGTCGTGGTGCCGTCGGTGGTCGACTCCGTCCGCGCGCACGGCAAAGCCGTAGTAGCCCGTGCCGAACGAGTGGCTCGCGAGACCGAACCCGGCCTGCGCGTCTCCACCCTGGTGACGACCGACAGCGCCAAGCAACTGCTCATCGACCACAGCGCCGAAGCATACGCGGTGGTGGTTGGCGCGACCGGAAGCGCCAACACGTTCGCCCACCTAGGCTCCACGCTGCTCGCGCTCACCGCACACGCACATGGGACGCTGGTCGTGGTACGCACGGATCCCGAGGCGGACCACTCGATTCACAGTTCAGGGCCGGTCGTGGTCGGCATCGACGGCAGCCCGATATCCGAGACGGCGATCGCGGCGGCATTCGCAGAGGCGGCCGAACGCTGTACCGATCTCGTCGCCGTACACGTGTGGAGCGACTGGGATTCAGGACAATTCGCCGGCCCAAAAGATCGGCGACTTCTCGACGCCGAACTCGAGCAGACCGAACAGGCGATCCTCGCCGAACGGCTGGCGGGATGGCAGGAGAAGTACCCGGATGTCCGAGTCATCCGGAAGATCTATCTCGCGGCTCCGGCAGCTCGTCTGCAGGTCTGGTCGAAGTCGGCGCAACTGGTGGTGGTCGGCAGCCGGGGCCGCGGTGGTTTCGTCGGCATGCTACTCGGCTCCACCGCCAATTCTCTGGTCCAGCACGCCTCATGCCCCGTCATGGTCGTCCACCCCGCACAGTGA
- a CDS encoding CBS domain-containing protein: protein MYARDIFSRPVVTVRPDTPLPEAISLLTEGGFGALPVVDEQDRVIGMLSEADALAARVARQTASVEAAMTVPAEVAQPGTAVSTIASRMIAGNLRSMPVVEAGVLVGIVARRDLLRALVRDTAAAAAEVRALLDNYAGSRRQWSVEVAEGRAIIRGRFADTDEQRTVSELVLSVNGIDDVEIAADPAPSTRPPTMPLTEWLQQRADESIV, encoded by the coding sequence GTGTATGCCCGCGACATTTTCAGCCGACCGGTTGTCACGGTCCGACCCGACACGCCGTTACCGGAGGCTATTTCGCTGCTGACCGAAGGCGGATTCGGTGCACTACCGGTCGTCGACGAACAGGACCGGGTGATCGGCATGCTGTCCGAAGCCGATGCGCTGGCCGCGCGCGTCGCCCGCCAGACCGCGAGTGTAGAGGCAGCAATGACGGTCCCGGCCGAGGTGGCCCAGCCCGGTACGGCCGTCTCCACCATCGCCTCCCGGATGATTGCCGGAAATCTGCGGTCCATGCCGGTGGTCGAGGCGGGCGTGCTCGTCGGCATCGTCGCTCGCCGCGACCTTCTGCGCGCCCTCGTCCGCGACACGGCAGCTGCGGCGGCTGAGGTCCGCGCCCTGCTCGACAACTACGCCGGCAGCAGACGGCAATGGTCGGTCGAGGTGGCCGAGGGCCGGGCAATCATTCGGGGCCGCTTCGCCGACACGGACGAGCAGCGCACCGTCTCGGAGCTCGTTCTCAGCGTCAACGGCATCGACGACGTCGAGATCGCGGCCGACCCGGCGCCCTCGACGCGACCGCCGACAATGCCGCTGACGGAATGGCTGCAGCAGCGGGCCGATGAATCGATCGTGTAG